The following coding sequences are from one Lolium rigidum isolate FL_2022 chromosome 6, APGP_CSIRO_Lrig_0.1, whole genome shotgun sequence window:
- the LOC124662089 gene encoding CBS domain-containing protein CBSCBSPB3-like: protein MATRLVDAALLTDANGILSGIVTAEDVSGRVIAEGLKPEETNAAKVMTRNPVFVEANSSATDALQKMVQGKFRHLPVVEHGEVIGMLDITKFLYDAIARMEKAAEQGSAIAAAIEGVERQWKSEFAGPHKFIENLRGQMFKPSLSTIITENTSVPSVSPSDPVTAAAKKMREYRVNSVVVMAGSTLQGILTSKDLVWRVVARSLSPEVTRVEKVMSACPGCATCDTSILEALKSMQHGRFRHIPVADKRGQIVACLDALQLTHAALSMVEEASGPNNVANTMVEKFWDSALALHPAEEHDSHSDESHNGTVASDEAGGKLIPPHVGNAFSYKIEDREGRMHRFSCVSETLGALASAVTHRLGMENEKAHVNLLYNDDEGDRVLLATDSDLIAAVEHARSAGWKVLRLHMDGSKNTTKTTKPSRVPKNRRVRTFLLSLP, encoded by the exons ATGGCGACGAGGCTCGTCGACGCCGCGCTGCTCACCGACGCCAACGGGATACTCTCCGGCATCGTCACGGCCGAG GACGTATCGGGTCGAGTGATAGCTGAGGGTCTCAAGCCCGAGGAAACAAATGCGGCCAAGGTGATGACGCGGAATCCTGTTTTTGTCGAGGCCAACTCATCAGCCACCGATGCACTGCAGAAGATGGTCCAAG GCAAATTTAGGCATCTTCCGGTAGTGGAACATGGTGAGGTCATTGGCATGTTGGACATTACAAAATTCCTCTATGATGCAATTGCGAGAATGGAGAAGGCAGCAGAACAAGGCAGTGCTATAGCAGCTGCTATAGAAGGGGTCGAACGGCAATGGAAATCGGAATTTGCAG GTCCACACAAATTCATAGAAAATCTTCGAGGCCAGATGTTCAAGCCATCCTTGTCAACTATCATAACTGAAAATACAAG TGTTCCATCGGTATCTCCTTCAGACCCAGTAACTGCAGCTGCGAAAAAGATGAGAGAATACCGCGTCAACTCGGTGGTTGTCATGGCAGGGAGCACGTTGCAAGGAATTCTCAC TTCCAAGGATTTGGTTTGGCGGGTGGTGGCACGTAGTCTGTCCCCAGAGGTGACTCGCGTAGAAAAG GTCATGAGTGCATGTCCTGGTTGTGCTACGTGTGACACATCAATCCTCGAGGCTCTAAAATCAATGCAACATGGAAGATTTCGTCATATTCCTGTAGCAGACAAAA GAGGACAGATCGTCGCATGTTTGGATGCACTTCAGTTAACCCACGCAGCCCTCTCCATG GTTGAGGAAGCATCTGGACCAAACAATGTGgcaaatactatggttgagaagtTTTGGGATTCAGCTCTAGCCTTGCATCCTGCAGAGGAACATGATTCGCATAG TGATGAATCTCATAATGGTACAGTAGCATCAGACGAAGCTGGAGGAAAGCTTATACCCCCTCATGTTGGCAATGCATTCTCTTACAAAATTGAAGATAGAGAAGGACGGATGCATAGATTCAGTTGCG TTTCAGAAACCTTAGGTGCACTTGCGTCTGCTGTAACACACAGATTGGGGATGGAAAACGAGAAGGCACATGTCAACCTTCTG TACAATGACGATGAAGGTGACAGAGTTCTTCTTGCTACCGACAGCGACCTCATCGCAGCAGTTGAGCATGCCAGATCTGCTGGATGGAAG GTTCTGAGACTGCACATGGACG gctccaagaacaccactaagaccaCTAAGCCTTCTAGGGTTCCAAAGAATCGAAGAGTGAGAACCTTCTTACTTTCACTTCCATGA